A genomic segment from Streptosporangium roseum DSM 43021 encodes:
- a CDS encoding HpcH/HpaI aldolase/citrate lyase family protein, with product MRSRRSCLAVPGSNPRFLEKAQGLPADEVFLDLEDSVAPLAKEGARKNIVAALREGDWSGKTRVVRVNDLGTQWTYRDVIEVVEGAGEFLDCLMLPKVEDPTQVVWLDTLLTQIEKANGLEVGGIGIEAQIENARGLVNVDAIAGSSRRLETLVFGPADFMASINMRTLVVGEQPPGYTEGDAYHYILMRILMAARTHDLQAIDGPYLAIKDLDGYRRVAGRAAALGFDGKWVLHPTQVEAANEVFSPSQEDYDRAELILDAYEYYTTVEKRGAVMLGDEMIDEASRKMALVVAAKGRAASLGRTTAFTPPTA from the coding sequence ATGCGCTCGCGACGTTCGTGCCTGGCGGTGCCGGGCAGCAACCCCCGCTTCCTGGAGAAGGCCCAGGGCCTGCCCGCCGACGAGGTCTTCCTCGACCTGGAGGACTCCGTCGCGCCGCTCGCCAAGGAGGGGGCGCGCAAGAACATCGTGGCGGCCCTGCGCGAGGGCGACTGGTCCGGCAAGACGCGGGTCGTGCGGGTCAACGACCTGGGCACGCAGTGGACCTACCGGGACGTCATCGAGGTCGTGGAGGGCGCGGGGGAGTTCCTCGACTGCCTGATGCTGCCCAAGGTGGAGGACCCGACCCAGGTGGTCTGGCTCGACACGCTGCTCACCCAGATCGAGAAGGCCAACGGCCTGGAGGTCGGCGGGATCGGCATCGAGGCCCAGATCGAGAACGCCCGGGGCCTGGTCAACGTGGACGCCATCGCCGGCTCCTCCAGGCGCCTGGAGACGCTGGTCTTCGGCCCCGCCGACTTCATGGCCTCGATCAACATGCGGACCCTGGTGGTCGGCGAGCAGCCTCCCGGCTACACCGAGGGCGACGCCTACCACTACATCCTGATGCGCATCCTGATGGCCGCCCGCACCCACGACCTGCAGGCCATCGACGGCCCCTACCTGGCGATCAAGGATCTGGACGGCTACCGCCGGGTGGCCGGACGGGCCGCGGCGCTCGGTTTCGACGGCAAGTGGGTGCTCCACCCCACCCAGGTCGAGGCCGCCAACGAGGTGTTCTCGCCGTCCCAGGAGGACTACGACCGCGCCGAGCTGATCCTCGACGCGTACGAGTACTACACGACGGTCGAGAAGCGCGGCGCGGTCATGCTCGGCGACGAGATGATCGACGAGGCGTCCAGGAAGATGGCGCTGGTGGTGGCGGCCAAGGGCAGGGCGGCGAGCCTCGGGCGCACCACCGCCTTCACGCCGCCTACAGCGTGA
- a CDS encoding biotin transporter BioY: MANASPVARPAVLSDLIPGSRVRDLALVAGGAALTGLAAQLTFPMWPVPVTGQTFAVVLVGAALGMNRAALSMALYMLVGVAGVPWFQGGTSGLGGPTIGYVIGFIAAAAIVGRLAERGGDRTVLRTAGTMVLGNLTIYAFGLPVLMAGTGLGLGGALAAGVIPFLAGDALKIAVAAGLLPAAWKLSGR; this comes from the coding sequence ATGGCAAACGCTTCTCCGGTGGCCCGGCCCGCCGTACTGTCCGACCTCATCCCGGGCTCCCGCGTCCGCGACCTCGCGCTCGTGGCCGGCGGCGCGGCCCTGACCGGCCTGGCCGCGCAGCTCACCTTCCCCATGTGGCCCGTCCCGGTCACCGGCCAGACCTTCGCCGTCGTGCTGGTCGGCGCGGCGCTCGGGATGAACCGCGCGGCGCTGAGCATGGCCCTCTACATGCTCGTCGGCGTCGCGGGCGTCCCGTGGTTCCAGGGCGGCACCTCCGGCCTCGGCGGTCCCACCATCGGCTACGTCATCGGCTTCATCGCCGCCGCCGCCATCGTCGGCAGGCTCGCCGAGCGCGGTGGCGACCGCACCGTCCTGCGAACGGCCGGCACGATGGTCCTCGGCAACCTGACGATCTACGCCTTCGGCCTGCCGGTCCTCATGGCCGGCACCGGGCTGGGCCTCGGCGGGGCGCTCGCGGCGGGCGTGATCCCCTTCCTGGCCGGCGACGCCCTCAAGATCGCTGTCGCGGCCGGCCTGCTGCCGGCGGCGTGGAAGCTCTCCGGCCGCTGA